The following DNA comes from Allobranchiibius huperziae.
GCACCCGCCGACACCCGCAGGATCAAGCGCCTGCTCGGTAAGTAAGCACTGCCCATCTCGCATCACCGGTGCATGCGCCGGTAGCACTAATCGAAGGAGATTCACGTGGCACGCGTGAAGCGGGCAGTCAACGCCCACAAGAAGCGTCGCGTCGTCCTGGAACAGGCGAGCGGCTACCGCGGTCAGCGTTCGCGCCTGTACCGCAAGGCCAAGGAGCAGGTAACCCACAGCATGGGTTACTCCTACCGGGACCGCCGGGCCCGCAAGGGTGACTTCCGTCGCCTGTGGATCCAGCGCATCAACGCCGGCGCCCGCGCCAACGGGATGACCTACAACCGGTTCATCCAGGGCCTGAAGGCCGCCGAGATCGAGGTCGACCGTCGCATGCTGGCCGAGCTGGCCGTCAACGACGCCCCGGCTTTCGCGGCCCTCGTCGAGATCGCCAAGGCCAACGTGCCGGCGACCGAGGAGAAGTCCGACGCCACCAGCGCCGCCTGAACGACATCACCACCCTCGAACGCCGGCCGAGCCTGCCGTGCTGACCAACCCCCGCGCGACGCGGGTGAAGGCAGTGCGAGCGCTCGGTCGGCGTTCGGTGCGTGAGCGGGCCCACCGGTTCGTCGCGGATGGGCCGCAGTCCGTCCGCGAGGTGCTGCGGTTCTCT
Coding sequences within:
- the rplT gene encoding 50S ribosomal protein L20, encoding MARVKRAVNAHKKRRVVLEQASGYRGQRSRLYRKAKEQVTHSMGYSYRDRRARKGDFRRLWIQRINAGARANGMTYNRFIQGLKAAEIEVDRRMLAELAVNDAPAFAALVEIAKANVPATEEKSDATSAA